From one Lycium barbarum isolate Lr01 chromosome 6, ASM1917538v2, whole genome shotgun sequence genomic stretch:
- the LOC132599807 gene encoding CST complex subunit STN1-like, with the protein MDALQLVNTHVKLLAFDFLSTLKPIPHEPTSFSRKGKRLSRAETVGIIVSRDYKPNRFLKFDIDDGTGCIPCVLWLNQDTSRHFSRRCPSTVRLISQMAADFASQVQLGVIARVRGRITSFRGNLQITLSDVVIERDPNSQILHWLDCLRLARNCYDKVVVPPKP; encoded by the coding sequence ATGGATGCTCTACAGCTTGTCAACACACACGTCAAGCTCTTAGCCTTCGACTTCCTCAGTACTCTCAAACCAATCCCTCACGAACCCACCTCTTTTTCTCGCAAAGGGAAGCGCCTATCCCGCGCAGAGACAGTTGGTATCATCGTAAGCAGAGACTATAAACCCAATAGATTTCTTAAATTCGACATTGACGATGGCACTGGTTGCATCCCTTGTGTCTTGTGGCTCAACCAGGACACTTCGCGTCACTTCTCTCGTCGTTGCCCATCAACTGTTCGATTAATTTCCCAAATGGCTGCTGATTTTGCTTCTCAAGTTCAGCTTGGGGTAATTGCTAGAGTTCGCGGAAGGATTACTAGTTTTAGAGGGAACCTTCAGATTACTCTTTctgatgttgttatagagagagACCCTAATTCCCAGATTCTGCATTGGTTAGATTGTTTAAGGTTGGCTCGAAATTGTTATGACAAAGTTGTTGTTCCTCCTAAACCCTGA